A region from the Parasphingopyxis sp. CP4 genome encodes:
- a CDS encoding XrtA/PEP-CTERM system-associated ATPase has translation MYSEHYGLTGNPFQLTPDPRFWFESETHKKAMAYLGYGLAQGEGFIVITGDIGAGKTTLVGHLMATIDTSRLTAVQIVSTQVEGEDMLRLVAQQLGMESHGLAKAELLDRIERFLHGQAREGKRTLLVVDEAQNLPVSALEELRMLSNFQAAGRALLQIFLLGQPEFRDRVRTAPNLEQLRQRVIATHHLDPMQANEIEPYITHRLTVAGWDGRPHFGADAYNALYAATDGVPRRLNTLMARVLLFGAVEDLDMITGDAVNAVLADLAEEEPGRAKPMVDDAALETVTEHAEVDVSEELESIEAVPVAAPDLDPVEQHDDVFASLASIDTGHTSDEQGDLPPLENADADDRLDDDEDVAFDLPEPLVADPASDDLVAVEETGEINHADAWEESEATDEPAFEPVIVSDPEPAHDQRIAALEARIDEQDAALRRVLNLLVQWVEEDTPQPNFDVVRGDAA, from the coding sequence ATGTACAGTGAACATTATGGCCTGACCGGAAATCCGTTCCAATTGACTCCGGATCCGCGTTTCTGGTTCGAGAGTGAGACCCACAAGAAAGCCATGGCCTATCTCGGTTACGGGCTTGCCCAGGGTGAGGGCTTTATCGTCATCACTGGCGATATCGGCGCTGGCAAGACGACGCTGGTCGGCCATCTGATGGCGACAATCGATACGTCACGCCTGACAGCGGTACAGATCGTCTCAACCCAGGTCGAAGGCGAAGACATGCTGCGCCTTGTCGCCCAACAACTGGGCATGGAATCGCATGGTTTGGCGAAGGCAGAACTGCTCGATCGCATTGAGCGTTTCCTTCATGGCCAGGCCCGCGAAGGCAAACGCACCTTGCTGGTCGTTGATGAAGCGCAAAATCTGCCGGTATCGGCGCTCGAAGAATTGCGCATGCTGTCAAATTTCCAGGCTGCAGGCCGCGCATTGCTGCAGATATTCCTGCTCGGCCAGCCTGAGTTTCGCGATCGCGTGCGCACGGCACCCAATCTCGAACAGCTGCGCCAGCGCGTCATTGCCACCCATCATCTTGATCCGATGCAGGCCAATGAAATCGAGCCCTATATCACGCATCGCCTAACGGTCGCCGGTTGGGATGGTCGTCCGCATTTTGGTGCAGACGCCTATAACGCACTCTATGCTGCTACTGATGGCGTGCCTCGTCGACTGAATACGCTCATGGCGCGGGTACTCCTGTTCGGTGCTGTCGAAGATCTCGATATGATCACTGGCGATGCCGTAAATGCGGTTCTCGCAGATCTTGCCGAAGAAGAGCCGGGTCGAGCCAAGCCAATGGTCGATGATGCTGCACTCGAAACAGTGACGGAGCACGCTGAAGTCGATGTGTCCGAAGAGCTGGAGTCGATTGAGGCGGTGCCGGTCGCAGCGCCAGATTTAGATCCGGTTGAGCAGCATGATGATGTCTTTGCGTCGCTCGCTAGCATCGACACTGGTCACACCAGCGACGAACAGGGTGATCTGCCACCGCTAGAAAATGCCGATGCGGACGATCGCTTGGACGATGATGAAGATGTCGCTTTCGATCTGCCTGAACCTCTTGTCGCTGATCCAGCAAGTGATGATCTGGTCGCGGTCGAGGAAACTGGTGAAATCAACCATGCCGATGCATGGGAAGAGTCAGAAGCAACCGACGAGCCAGCGTTCGAGCCCGTCATCGTTTCAGATCCAGAACCAGCTCATGACCAGCGTATTGCAGCCCTGGAGGCACGGATTGATGAACAGGATGCGGCATTGCGCCGTGTATTGAACTTGCTCGTCCAATGGGTCGAGGAAGATACGCCGCAGCCGAATTTTGATGTCGTGCGCGGCGACGCCGCCTAA
- a CDS encoding TIGR03087 family PEP-CTERM/XrtA system glycosyltransferase, with amino-acid sequence MGDILFLAHRIPYPPNRGDKIRSFNILKRLCVLGTVHVATFADDDEDLAHAEALRGMVGSLHIEKRSVSKPVGAARALLTGKPISLTLFDSQGIRSFVDQAIQSKSIDTVFVFSGQMAQFVPDLGPETRFIMDFGDVDSAKFASYAKSGNPVMRYVHAREARRLAAFEEATAKRADHSLFVTDAEARLFRSATLLDDHKVQSLENGIDCDFFDPVADFPKLSTAIGPLVIFTGQMDYRPNIDAVVSFATEVMPTIHAHHPHVQFAIVGRNPAPEVEALDRFEGVTVTGAVDEIRSWVAAADVVVAPLRIARGIQNKVLEAMAMARPVVASRLAFEGIDAVPQRDLLVADTPAQEAELVVQVLNNVSDADAMGRAARNRMLERYRWDRTLAPLAGLIGRDAAKDEPRTAETVSV; translated from the coding sequence ATGGGTGATATCCTCTTTCTTGCGCATCGCATTCCGTATCCGCCCAACCGTGGAGACAAGATCCGTTCGTTCAACATCCTGAAACGGCTGTGTGTGCTTGGGACGGTGCATGTCGCGACCTTTGCCGATGATGATGAGGACCTTGCCCATGCCGAGGCGTTGCGAGGGATGGTTGGCTCCTTGCACATCGAAAAACGCAGCGTGTCAAAGCCGGTGGGGGCAGCTCGTGCGCTGCTAACAGGCAAGCCAATCTCTCTGACGCTGTTTGATAGCCAGGGCATCCGGTCCTTTGTTGACCAGGCGATCCAATCGAAATCCATCGACACGGTGTTCGTGTTTTCGGGTCAGATGGCGCAGTTCGTTCCTGACCTCGGGCCTGAAACGCGTTTCATCATGGATTTTGGTGACGTCGATTCTGCGAAATTCGCCTCTTATGCCAAAAGCGGCAATCCAGTGATGCGCTACGTGCATGCGCGCGAAGCACGCCGATTGGCAGCATTTGAGGAGGCAACGGCAAAACGCGCCGACCATAGCCTTTTCGTGACGGACGCGGAGGCTCGCCTTTTTCGATCCGCAACCCTGCTTGATGACCACAAGGTCCAATCGCTTGAAAATGGAATCGACTGCGACTTTTTCGATCCAGTCGCAGATTTTCCAAAACTGAGCACGGCTATCGGACCGCTTGTGATCTTCACAGGCCAGATGGATTATCGTCCGAACATCGATGCAGTGGTTAGTTTTGCCACTGAGGTAATGCCGACAATTCACGCACATCATCCGCATGTGCAATTCGCCATTGTTGGCCGCAATCCGGCCCCCGAAGTTGAGGCGCTGGATCGCTTTGAAGGCGTGACGGTCACCGGCGCCGTCGATGAAATCCGTAGCTGGGTGGCCGCAGCAGACGTAGTAGTTGCGCCGCTTCGCATAGCCAGAGGTATTCAGAACAAGGTGCTGGAAGCGATGGCGATGGCGCGGCCTGTGGTCGCCTCACGCCTTGCCTTTGAGGGGATTGACGCGGTCCCGCAGCGCGATCTGCTGGTCGCCGATACTCCTGCGCAAGAGGCGGAACTGGTGGTGCAAGTCCTCAACAATGTCTCTGATGCAGATGCCATGGGACGCGCGGCAAGAAATCGCATGCTGGAACGCTATCGCTGGGATCGAACGCTTGCACCGCTTGCCGGTCTCATCGGACGGGATGCTGCCAAAGACGAACCCAGGACCGCGGAAACGGTTTCTGTATGA
- a CDS encoding P-loop NTPase: MNKHSSFHSSGSLLERASEKFDFAAALRGAADEFPVIDKERQTTAQEPIARTAPPQNNGKAFQVDRVALAESGFILPDQRPGPLAEEFRIVKRQLLLRAAGEGGPHIDNGRMILVCSAKPDEGKTFCSINLALSMARERDLDIVLADTDLNNPEIASLMGLEDGPGFIDAIADPTISIESCLVRTDIPNLSILRSGRRTDDATELLASQQTRNVVQALLAQHPARIAVFDSPPALSASPASVLAMHAGQTVMVVKADATSEAELREALGLLDGCEHIQLLLNGATYTPNGKRFSNYYGYGE; this comes from the coding sequence ATGAACAAGCATAGCTCCTTCCACTCTTCCGGCTCATTGCTGGAACGCGCTTCTGAGAAGTTCGACTTTGCCGCCGCATTGCGTGGTGCAGCAGACGAATTTCCTGTGATTGACAAAGAGCGTCAAACAACTGCTCAGGAACCAATTGCACGAACCGCGCCGCCGCAAAACAATGGCAAGGCCTTTCAGGTTGATCGTGTCGCATTGGCGGAATCTGGCTTTATTTTACCAGATCAACGTCCGGGCCCGCTTGCCGAAGAGTTTCGGATCGTTAAGCGCCAGCTCCTTTTGCGCGCCGCAGGGGAAGGCGGTCCGCACATTGATAATGGACGTATGATACTGGTCTGCTCGGCAAAACCGGACGAGGGGAAAACCTTTTGTTCGATAAACCTAGCCCTCTCCATGGCCCGTGAACGTGATCTCGATATCGTCCTCGCGGATACGGACCTGAACAATCCAGAGATCGCATCACTCATGGGTCTCGAAGATGGTCCGGGTTTTATCGATGCGATCGCGGACCCCACCATATCCATCGAATCCTGCCTTGTGCGCACCGACATTCCAAATCTGTCGATCTTGCGTTCCGGCCGCCGTACCGACGACGCAACGGAGTTGCTGGCATCGCAGCAAACCCGCAATGTCGTGCAGGCGCTGCTGGCGCAGCACCCCGCCCGGATTGCAGTATTCGATTCACCGCCGGCCCTGTCGGCGTCACCGGCATCTGTCCTGGCAATGCATGCCGGTCAGACCGTGATGGTCGTCAAAGCTGATGCCACCAGCGAAGCCGAACTGCGTGAAGCGCTCGGTCTGCTCGATGGATGCGAGCATATTCAGCTGCTCCTGAACGGAGCCACCTACACCCCTAACGGCAAGCGTTTCAGCAATTACTACGGATATGGGGAATAG
- the xrtA gene encoding exosortase A, with product MTASSALERPGDTTWSAQWRISLILLGAALFALLVLFRSDVLSMATVWVNSPTFNHCLLIVPIIGWLIWNRRTELAQLTPQASLWGLVPVGLGAASWFVGEAAGVTLARHLGIIVMMQGSVVTILGITVTRGILFPLGYALFLVPFGEEFIPALQMVTADLCMALLGLFGLPAHMEGVFITTPSGFFEVAEACSGVKFLIAMLALGALAANLCFKSWIRRSLFMAICFVVPIIANGIRAFGTIYIADATGIEFAESFDHIVYGWFFFAIVIAMIFAMAWKFFDREIDDPAFDPADLQTARAYSADSPTRRSAFAIGIIAVAAAPVLWLSMASPAQTAMPEQFALPTVNGWSIDTAPMRREWQATYVGADRIVAGRYRNAQGQIVDLAIAYYADPREGFEPVGIGQGGMPLETEWSWVEDSQAPEGGTAYRIMAPGPVSREVFQYVMVGGALTGNSVDAKLATLRARLFGTDRSAQGIVISSEDNDARAAVEAFVADSGGVDHLVDRVIGLAD from the coding sequence ATGACAGCATCGAGCGCTCTTGAACGGCCCGGCGATACGACATGGTCTGCCCAATGGCGGATCAGTTTAATCCTGCTCGGCGCCGCATTATTTGCGTTACTGGTCTTGTTCCGAAGCGACGTTCTCAGCATGGCGACTGTCTGGGTAAACAGCCCGACCTTCAACCATTGTCTCTTGATCGTACCGATTATCGGTTGGCTGATCTGGAACCGGCGGACCGAGCTGGCGCAATTGACGCCGCAGGCATCGCTTTGGGGGCTTGTTCCAGTGGGCCTGGGCGCGGCGAGTTGGTTTGTTGGCGAAGCTGCCGGCGTAACGCTAGCCCGCCATCTCGGCATCATTGTCATGATGCAGGGCAGCGTGGTGACTATCCTCGGGATCACCGTCACGCGCGGTATCCTGTTTCCACTCGGTTATGCGCTGTTCCTTGTACCATTTGGAGAGGAGTTCATTCCGGCTCTCCAGATGGTCACGGCAGATTTGTGCATGGCTTTGTTAGGTTTGTTCGGGTTGCCAGCGCATATGGAAGGCGTGTTCATCACTACCCCGTCCGGCTTTTTTGAAGTCGCCGAGGCCTGTTCCGGCGTGAAATTCCTGATCGCGATGCTGGCGCTGGGTGCGCTTGCGGCAAATCTCTGCTTCAAGAGCTGGATACGGCGGAGCCTGTTCATGGCCATATGCTTTGTCGTGCCGATCATTGCGAACGGCATTCGCGCGTTCGGCACAATCTATATTGCTGATGCAACGGGAATCGAGTTTGCCGAAAGCTTCGATCATATCGTCTATGGCTGGTTCTTCTTCGCCATTGTCATCGCCATGATATTTGCAATGGCGTGGAAATTCTTCGATCGCGAGATTGATGATCCAGCTTTTGACCCCGCCGACCTGCAGACCGCACGGGCCTATAGCGCTGATAGCCCCACGCGCCGTTCGGCATTCGCGATCGGGATTATTGCGGTTGCCGCCGCACCGGTGCTTTGGCTGTCCATGGCATCGCCAGCACAAACCGCCATGCCGGAGCAATTTGCGCTCCCTACGGTAAATGGCTGGTCCATCGATACCGCTCCCATGCGTCGCGAATGGCAGGCAACCTATGTTGGAGCCGACCGGATAGTTGCGGGACGATATCGCAACGCGCAGGGGCAAATTGTTGATCTGGCCATCGCTTACTATGCCGATCCCCGGGAAGGCTTTGAACCGGTTGGTATTGGCCAGGGGGGAATGCCGCTGGAAACCGAATGGTCCTGGGTCGAAGACAGTCAGGCTCCGGAAGGCGGCACAGCATACCGGATCATGGCACCTGGACCCGTGTCGCGTGAGGTTTTCCAATATGTGATGGTTGGCGGTGCGCTCACAGGAAACAGTGTCGATGCAAAACTCGCAACTTTGCGCGCGCGCCTGTTTGGGACCGACCGGAGCGCTCAGGGCATAGTCATTTCTTCAGAAGACAATGACGCTCGCGCCGCTGTCGAGGCATTTGTCGCGGATAGCGGAGGCGTGGATCACCTGGTTGACCGCGTGATCGGCTTGGCCGACTGA
- a CDS encoding FemAB family XrtA/PEP-CTERM system-associated protein — protein MNAPASQLSARVRLADLSDPGECARIVSFVRATDGATPFHLPQWITAMETGCGQTAHMLVAERGNAIVGVLPANVVHSPLVGRALVSSGFAVGGGILADDPAVISDLANNSWALAERLSCPEVELRGGPVPEGWDARSGLYANFSRELAEDAEADLLSVNRKHRAEIRKSFKNDLSYSVGNGRAERDQHYAIYATSVRNLGTPVFPRSMFDAVLDNFGDDADIMVVHHDGQPISAVLTLYFEGRAMVYWGGGTMQARALRANDFLYITMMNHARERGCTVFDFGRSKRNTGPYKWKKNWGFEPEPMVYASRLVDGMAPREMNPNSPKYRLQVALWKKLPLPIANRVGPWIAKGLG, from the coding sequence ATGAATGCGCCTGCGTCACAGTTAAGCGCGCGTGTGCGACTGGCGGACCTGAGTGATCCGGGCGAATGCGCGCGGATTGTGTCATTTGTTCGGGCCACCGACGGCGCAACCCCGTTTCATCTTCCGCAATGGATCACGGCCATGGAAACTGGATGTGGCCAAACCGCGCACATGCTGGTCGCGGAACGCGGCAATGCGATCGTTGGAGTTCTCCCAGCGAATGTGGTGCATTCTCCGCTTGTGGGTCGCGCGTTGGTCTCGAGCGGATTTGCAGTCGGGGGTGGAATCCTGGCAGATGATCCGGCGGTGATCTCTGATCTGGCGAACAACAGCTGGGCATTAGCGGAACGATTGAGCTGCCCAGAAGTTGAACTTCGCGGTGGGCCGGTGCCCGAAGGCTGGGACGCGCGATCAGGCCTTTATGCCAATTTCTCTCGCGAACTTGCCGAAGATGCGGAAGCCGATCTTCTCTCGGTGAATCGCAAACACCGTGCTGAAATCCGAAAAAGCTTCAAAAATGATCTCAGCTATTCGGTAGGCAATGGACGTGCCGAGCGCGACCAGCATTACGCGATCTACGCAACCAGCGTCCGAAACCTGGGTACACCGGTATTCCCGCGATCCATGTTTGACGCCGTACTCGACAATTTCGGTGATGATGCCGATATCATGGTCGTCCATCACGATGGCCAACCCATCAGTGCGGTTCTGACGCTCTATTTCGAAGGGCGCGCCATGGTCTATTGGGGTGGCGGCACGATGCAGGCGAGAGCTCTCAGAGCTAATGATTTCCTGTACATCACTATGATGAACCATGCGCGAGAGCGAGGTTGCACAGTCTTTGATTTCGGTCGTTCCAAGAGGAATACGGGGCCCTACAAATGGAAGAAGAATTGGGGCTTTGAACCAGAGCCGATGGTCTATGCCAGTCGACTAGTCGATGGCATGGCACCACGGGAAATGAATCCGAACAGCCCGAAATATCGGCTGCAGGTGGCGCTTTGGAAGAAACTACCCTTGCCGATCGCTAACAGGGTCGGTCCCTGGATCGCCAAAGGCCTCGGATAA
- a CDS encoding XrtA system polysaccharide deacetylase, protein MLNALSVDIEDWFQVGAFESVIARDDWDDLAHRVEDNSIAVLDLFERAGVKGTFFTLGWVAKRYPSLIRRIADAGHEIASHGWDHQRVFTLQPEEFRADLRKAQKVLEDASGQKLSGYRAPSFSIDARTPWAHQILADEGYHYSSSVAPVIHDHYGWPEAPRFAFNPLKDDDFLEVPVTTARLGGRTIAAGGGGFFRLLPYRFSRWAIGQVNGENQRPAIFYFHPWEIDPEQPRVENAPLRSKVRHYSRLSAMEGKLERLLGDFQWGRVDRVVEMQRELSQ, encoded by the coding sequence ATGCTGAATGCGCTTTCGGTCGATATCGAAGACTGGTTCCAGGTCGGCGCGTTTGAATCCGTCATCGCGCGCGATGATTGGGACGATCTTGCCCATCGCGTAGAAGATAACAGCATTGCGGTACTCGATCTTTTTGAGCGGGCAGGGGTCAAAGGTACGTTCTTCACACTGGGCTGGGTCGCAAAGCGCTACCCCAGTTTAATCCGCCGCATTGCTGATGCTGGTCATGAGATTGCAAGCCATGGTTGGGATCATCAACGCGTATTCACCCTGCAACCCGAGGAATTTCGCGCGGATCTCCGTAAAGCGCAAAAAGTGCTCGAAGACGCGTCAGGCCAAAAACTGAGCGGCTATCGCGCGCCGAGTTTCTCGATCGATGCACGCACCCCTTGGGCACATCAAATTCTTGCCGATGAGGGCTATCACTATTCTTCGAGCGTAGCGCCAGTCATCCATGATCATTATGGCTGGCCCGAGGCACCGCGATTCGCCTTCAATCCGCTCAAAGATGATGATTTTCTTGAAGTGCCGGTAACCACGGCGCGCCTTGGAGGTCGTACAATTGCCGCTGGCGGAGGTGGGTTTTTTCGCCTGCTTCCCTATCGATTTTCTCGCTGGGCTATCGGCCAAGTGAACGGTGAAAACCAACGTCCGGCAATCTTCTATTTCCACCCGTGGGAGATCGACCCGGAACAGCCACGAGTTGAGAATGCTCCCCTGCGGTCAAAGGTTCGTCACTACAGCCGATTGTCGGCGATGGAAGGCAAACTCGAGCGCCTGCTGGGCGACTTTCAATGGGGCCGGGTCGACAGGGTCGTCGAGATGCAGCGGGAGCTGAGCCAATGA